A stretch of the Agromyces larvae genome encodes the following:
- a CDS encoding DUF4012 domain-containing protein — protein sequence MRGSRGSEKGAAGGDRAHRSSGGSHSGSGRSHGSGHHHRSSTARRRKRTRRILTWSLVGLAALLVLSLAWVGIRALLAKNELEAAVPLARQAQEQILDADAAAAPKTARDLADHAASAASLTGDPIWRLYESIPGLGPNLEVLRSISASVDRAASGAVLPLAAAAEGMDLARFAPVGNRIDLQPIVDLQEPAHQARVAMDTAAAIVEQPRVAAADVIGPLADARDEYVDLIGQARDVVGALDRATTLLPPMLGAAGPRDILLLFQNNAELRSLGGIPGALALVHADGGGIGLVQQASSSDFPRFDPPVVQLPIETRALWGDNTARYIQDATFTPQFPLAATVAREMWRQRFGQEVQTVVAVDPVMLSYLLRATGPLTLSTGDVISADNAVTFLLQDVYLRYEVAQQDAIFAEVAAAAFDALAAGGADPRALIDAFAQAGAERRILIWNADANEQAALTGTSLVGALPEGGDDEQAFGVYFNDATGSKMDRFLQLGIDVGTVTCRNDGLPLYEIHVTLTNTAPGDAATSLPAYVTGGGRYGTPPGSIRTTVHAYSELGSYNLGVKLNGEPTGYHPTSDTGYTLSKVVSTLAPGETATYTFGFLGGESGSKQPIIESTPLMTPIEPQRVALSCDSAVW from the coding sequence GTGCGCGGTTCCCGCGGATCCGAGAAAGGGGCGGCAGGCGGTGATCGGGCGCACCGGTCCAGCGGGGGATCACACTCCGGTTCGGGCCGCTCCCACGGCTCAGGCCACCACCATCGCTCGAGCACCGCGCGCCGCCGCAAGCGCACCCGCCGCATCCTCACCTGGTCGCTGGTCGGCCTCGCCGCCCTGCTCGTGCTCTCGCTGGCCTGGGTCGGCATCCGCGCCCTCCTCGCCAAGAACGAGCTCGAGGCGGCGGTGCCGCTCGCCCGGCAGGCGCAGGAGCAGATCCTCGACGCCGACGCCGCTGCGGCGCCGAAGACCGCACGGGACCTCGCCGACCACGCGGCATCCGCGGCGTCGCTCACCGGCGACCCGATCTGGCGCCTATACGAATCGATTCCTGGGCTCGGGCCCAATCTCGAGGTGTTGCGGTCGATCTCGGCATCGGTCGATCGTGCGGCGTCGGGCGCCGTGCTGCCGCTGGCCGCGGCCGCCGAGGGCATGGATCTGGCGCGGTTCGCGCCCGTGGGCAATCGCATCGACCTGCAGCCGATCGTCGACCTGCAGGAGCCGGCACACCAGGCGCGGGTGGCGATGGACACCGCCGCGGCGATCGTCGAGCAGCCGCGGGTGGCCGCGGCCGACGTCATCGGCCCGCTCGCCGACGCCCGCGACGAGTACGTCGACCTCATCGGGCAGGCGCGTGACGTTGTCGGCGCGCTCGACCGCGCCACCACCCTGCTGCCGCCGATGCTCGGCGCGGCGGGGCCCCGAGACATCCTGCTGCTGTTCCAGAACAACGCCGAACTGCGCTCGCTCGGCGGCATCCCGGGTGCACTCGCGCTCGTGCACGCCGACGGCGGCGGCATCGGGCTCGTGCAGCAGGCGAGCTCGAGCGACTTCCCGCGGTTCGACCCGCCGGTCGTCCAGTTGCCGATCGAGACTCGCGCGCTCTGGGGCGACAACACCGCGCGGTACATCCAGGATGCGACGTTCACCCCGCAGTTCCCACTCGCGGCCACCGTCGCCCGCGAGATGTGGCGACAGCGTTTCGGGCAGGAGGTGCAGACGGTCGTCGCGGTCGACCCGGTGATGCTGAGCTACCTGCTGCGCGCGACCGGGCCGCTGACCCTCTCGACCGGCGACGTGATATCGGCCGACAACGCGGTGACCTTCCTGCTGCAAGACGTGTATCTGCGGTACGAGGTCGCACAGCAGGATGCGATCTTCGCCGAGGTCGCGGCCGCCGCATTCGACGCGCTCGCCGCGGGCGGCGCGGACCCCCGTGCACTCATCGACGCCTTCGCCCAGGCCGGTGCGGAACGACGCATCCTGATCTGGAACGCGGACGCCAACGAGCAGGCGGCCCTCACCGGCACCTCGCTCGTGGGTGCACTGCCCGAAGGCGGCGACGACGAGCAGGCGTTCGGCGTGTACTTCAACGACGCGACCGGATCGAAGATGGACCGCTTCCTGCAACTGGGCATCGACGTCGGCACCGTCACCTGCCGTAACGATGGTCTACCGCTCTACGAGATCCACGTCACGCTCACGAACACCGCACCCGGCGATGCCGCCACCAGCTTGCCCGCCTATGTGACCGGTGGCGGCAGGTATGGCACCCCGCCCGGTTCGATCCGCACCACGGTGCACGCCTACAGCGAACTCGGCAGCTACAACCTCGGCGTGAAGCTGAACGGCGAGCCCACCGGCTACCATCCGACGTCCGACACGGGATACACCCTGAGCAAGGTGGTGTCAACCCTCGCGCCCGGTGAGACCGCGACCTACACCTTCGGATTCCTCGGCGGCGAGTCCGGATCCAAGCAGCCGATCATCGAATCGACGCCGTTGATGACACCGATCGAACCCCAAAGGGTCGCGCTCTCATGCGACTCTGCCGTATGGTGA
- a CDS encoding IS30 family transposase, whose product MKKGPGRRPQSAKRRRFMELRERGWSIAAAAREVGVSRTAGHNWSRGYKTYRGGVVVGFVAPLERLAVREISERFLSEDERIQIGDSLRAGKSMRTVARELGRSPSTIAREVARNSTGRDRYRPFEAHRHAVARRGRNHVPRIDSEDRLFAEVDELLQQRWSPEQISLHLRAKYPTDATMHLSTESIYQAVYRPGSPLSRPTRLAPHKPSPLRTGRQHRRAQQGTDRRRPRFEQPMLTIHDRPFDPADRSELGHWEGDLIIGKEQGSAIGTLVERQTRTSRLLHLPLRDADALHDALVARMSDLPAELLKSITWDQGTEMARHLRVKESLGVPVYFCDSHSPWQRGSNENMNGLLRDYFPKGTDLSIYSAGHLRAVEDELNARPRKVLQGRSPAAVLPTLIASPHVPGVATMT is encoded by the coding sequence GTGAAGAAGGGTCCTGGGCGTCGCCCGCAGTCGGCCAAGCGGAGAAGGTTCATGGAGCTCCGCGAGCGGGGGTGGAGCATCGCGGCAGCGGCCCGCGAAGTCGGAGTCTCGCGGACGGCAGGGCATAACTGGTCCCGCGGCTACAAGACCTACCGTGGCGGCGTAGTCGTCGGGTTCGTCGCACCTCTCGAACGTCTTGCCGTCCGTGAGATCAGCGAGCGGTTCCTCTCCGAAGATGAGCGGATCCAGATCGGTGATTCTCTTCGTGCCGGCAAGAGCATGCGTACAGTCGCGAGGGAACTGGGCCGGTCGCCATCGACCATCGCCCGCGAAGTCGCGCGGAACTCGACTGGTCGTGATCGGTACCGTCCGTTCGAAGCTCACCGGCACGCTGTCGCCCGCCGCGGCCGCAACCATGTCCCCCGGATCGACAGCGAGGACCGTCTATTCGCCGAGGTCGACGAACTGCTGCAGCAGCGGTGGAGCCCCGAGCAGATCAGCCTTCACCTTCGAGCGAAGTATCCAACGGACGCGACGATGCACCTGAGCACGGAGAGCATCTACCAGGCCGTCTATCGCCCCGGATCGCCGCTCTCGCGGCCCACCCGCCTCGCCCCGCACAAGCCATCACCGCTGCGGACAGGCCGGCAACACCGACGAGCGCAGCAGGGCACCGACCGGCGCCGCCCGCGCTTCGAGCAGCCGATGCTGACCATCCACGACCGCCCTTTCGATCCCGCCGACCGTTCAGAGCTTGGCCATTGGGAAGGAGACCTCATCATCGGGAAGGAGCAGGGTTCCGCGATCGGCACGCTCGTGGAGCGACAGACACGGACCAGCCGACTCCTCCATCTGCCGCTCAGAGACGCGGATGCCCTCCACGACGCGCTCGTCGCGCGCATGAGCGATCTGCCTGCCGAATTGCTGAAGTCGATCACCTGGGACCAAGGCACCGAGATGGCGCGCCACCTCCGAGTGAAGGAATCGCTGGGCGTGCCGGTCTACTTCTGCGACTCCCACTCGCCCTGGCAGCGCGGCAGCAACGAGAACATGAACGGGCTCCTCCGCGACTACTTCCCGAAGGGCACCGACCTCAGTATCTACTCCGCCGGACACCTCCGTGCCGTCGAGGACGAACTCAACGCGAGACCCCGAAAGGTCCTCCAAGGACGATCGCCAGCGGCCGTCCTCCCGACGCTGATAGCCTCGCCTCACGTCCCCGGTGTTGCGACGATGACTTGA
- a CDS encoding Coenzyme F420 hydrogenase/dehydrogenase, beta subunit C-terminal domain, with the protein MSERNQIRHGIEQVVERGMCIGCGACAIRTGGAIAVTLGSRGLYQANLATATSEQISLATRVCPFSDAAKNEDALASERFGDLPHDDRIGHYSAVMAGRLTEDDSVVQSSSGGLATRLLSGLLERRVVDSILHVGRSDGSELFEYVVSSSVDELLSARKSMYYATTLAEVGAALRPDKRYAVVGVPCFIKAMRLLADEVPALNRQLAFFVGIVCGHLKSTFFAESLAWQAGVPPSSLETVDFRVKNPTRAANRYDYSATARTGERVVRPVASAIDGSWGYAAFQPEACNFCDDVFAETADVVFGDAWLEQYQRDWRGTNIVVTRDARATEILRAAEDTGAVVLTDLGPDEAARSQAGNFRHRRVGLRVRLADDIAAGLSVPIKRVSPSTDGVSRGRIRLIRQRRDISRMSLEWFEQARATNDLDHYIDRMRTAIARYQRVDAAQRGPIAILRYLVRKVRGTKR; encoded by the coding sequence TTGTCCGAGCGGAATCAGATCCGCCACGGTATCGAGCAAGTCGTCGAACGCGGAATGTGCATCGGCTGCGGCGCCTGTGCCATTCGTACTGGCGGCGCAATTGCAGTCACCCTCGGGTCCCGCGGCCTGTACCAGGCGAACCTCGCGACAGCGACCTCCGAACAGATCTCTCTCGCAACTCGAGTTTGCCCGTTCTCCGACGCTGCCAAGAACGAGGACGCCCTCGCATCGGAACGATTCGGCGATCTTCCGCACGACGATCGAATCGGCCATTACTCGGCTGTGATGGCGGGCCGCCTGACGGAAGATGACTCAGTCGTCCAGAGCAGCTCGGGTGGGCTGGCCACCCGGCTGCTCAGCGGATTGCTGGAACGTCGAGTGGTCGACTCAATCCTGCACGTCGGTCGCTCTGACGGTTCGGAATTGTTCGAGTACGTCGTCTCGTCGAGCGTCGATGAGCTTCTCAGCGCGCGCAAGTCGATGTACTACGCGACGACGCTCGCTGAAGTCGGTGCAGCGCTGCGGCCCGACAAGCGTTACGCGGTCGTCGGAGTTCCGTGCTTCATCAAGGCGATGCGACTGCTCGCCGACGAAGTGCCTGCGCTGAACCGTCAACTCGCGTTCTTCGTGGGGATTGTGTGCGGACATCTGAAGAGCACGTTCTTCGCGGAGTCGCTCGCGTGGCAAGCGGGAGTGCCGCCATCGAGTCTGGAGACGGTGGACTTTCGAGTGAAGAACCCCACACGTGCTGCGAACCGATATGACTACTCCGCGACTGCGCGGACAGGAGAACGCGTCGTCAGGCCGGTTGCTTCGGCGATCGACGGGTCTTGGGGATACGCAGCATTCCAACCTGAGGCCTGCAATTTCTGCGATGACGTGTTCGCGGAGACCGCTGACGTCGTGTTCGGTGATGCTTGGCTCGAGCAGTACCAGCGAGATTGGCGCGGTACCAACATTGTCGTTACCCGAGACGCGCGAGCGACGGAGATCCTCCGCGCCGCAGAGGACACTGGCGCGGTGGTGCTCACGGATCTCGGTCCGGACGAGGCGGCCCGTTCACAGGCAGGGAACTTCCGTCATCGCCGCGTCGGCCTTCGCGTCCGCCTCGCCGACGACATCGCCGCAGGACTCAGCGTGCCGATCAAGCGTGTTTCCCCCAGCACTGATGGTGTGAGCAGAGGGCGCATCCGGCTGATTCGACAGCGGCGTGATATCTCACGAATGTCCCTCGAATGGTTCGAGCAGGCGAGAGCGACAAATGACCTTGATCACTACATCGATCGGATGCGAACGGCAATCGCTAGGTACCAGCGAGTCGACGCCGCCCAACGTGGTCCGATCGCCATCCTGAGGTATCTGGTACGGAAGGTGCGCGGAACCAAGCGGTAG